DNA sequence from the Manihot esculenta cultivar AM560-2 chromosome 11, M.esculenta_v8, whole genome shotgun sequence genome:
tttttgttttcttcttttaaGGCTGCAGAATATGATAGCTAATGCACCTATGGCAATGACCCCTCCAGCAATCGAGGCAACTACTGGAACAACCCAGTTCTTGTCCTTTTTGCTTGAAATTGATGCACATAGATTTGGATTTCCACCAACACTTGAAGTAATCAAGATATATTTCAATACAAAGACTTGAAATTTTCAGTAAAAATTTGCGAAATAACTTCCAATTGATTGTTACATCTATAAATGCGCACCTTAGCACTAGCAAATTCTGCTTTGACCTCTCAATGAGTGAAGTTGGAACTGAGCCACTGAGTTTATTTCCTGTCAAGTTCCTGCCAAGGAGCGACACTCAAGACAAATTTGCTAAAATATTACTTCTTTCAATTGTCAACATTTTCAATTCTATTTCTAAACAACTTACAGGAATTTCAAGGATGACATCTGAGAAAGAAAATCAGGCACTGATCCTGTCAAACTATTATTTGATAGGTCTCTGAGATTGTCATAGAAAATTGTTAGAGAATTTTGCATATTGTATTTATAACGAGaacaaaatattttatctaGACTTACAGAGATTCTAACAATTTGAGACTGGATATGGAACGAGTTATTTCGCCAGTCAATCCACTTGAGGATAAGTTCCTGATTAAACATTGGTATAGTTATCACAGAGTTCCAATTTAACTAGGATTATGCTTACTTAGAAGCATAGACTTACAAGGATATGATCCTAAGCATATCATTATCACTGTTGCTGCAATTGAGACCATCCCACAAGTACCCTTGAGGGGTGCATGGATCTCCTTGCTAGTTTTTCTTTATTCCATATGATGACTTGATGTTCATAACGGCATCAACTGAAAACTCAAAAGTCACAAGTATACAAGCAGTAGCAGTTAAAATGCTGACACTTGACAAGATAATAGACTGGCCAGAAAGTGCAAATGTTGGAAAGAACATACCATCTTCTTGGTTTGTTTGGGACTGTGAGATTGGAAGCACATAATAAATCTCAATTGCATTGAGAAGGGGCGGAAGGGTTGAGCATTCAGTTTTATAGAGAGTAAACTGATATTGTCCTGCAGTCAATGCTGATCGACTATATACAGTTGTTGTGTACAAGTAATTAGGGACTACAGGTCCAAACCAGTGTTTTCCGTTGAAAGAGATGTTGAATTCTCTGGACTGGTTGGCTTGGAGTCTTACAATTTCAGAGAAGTGCATGTAGACCAGAAATTTGAGAGTGTTATCTTCCATGTTTATATGGAGTGTCATTGCCTCGCTAGCATTTGCAGGTGTGCCAGCAGTCCTCATGACAACTGATGGTGGCCGGTAATTATTCTGAGCTTGTGAATCAATGCTTTGTGAGGTATTTATCTCTGCCCACTTAAAGGAATGATAAGGCGCCCAGATGCGGTCGTAAACATCCTCTGGGTACCTGAATGCAAGAAACTTATTCACTCTAAGTTTATAACAGTATTAATTGCATGCAGTTTTCAGGTTTGAATTGCTCACCTGactgtttgatttgttgttgaaCCAATATCTAATCGAGTGAAGCGTACTAATGATCCTGATTCAGTATAGTTGTATGATGCATTCTTGAGAGGCCTGAATTCTAAAGCTGATATGAAAGGTGTCCCAGAGCCAGTGTTTGCTAGGCAGGCAAGTAGATAGCTCATGGTGGTCACATGTATGATCTCCTTCGTAATAATCATGGTTGCATTAATTGTTTCAACAGTATCCCATTTGGTAGATCCTAGATGAATATCAAACTGTGGTGCTTTGTTTTGACCATCATAATTTCCATACATGAAAGTAGCTCTGATCAAATATTTACTGCCCTTTTTCAATCCAACATTGTAGCAGTTTCTGTTTCCCTCAGGAAAGCTTCTGAGATTTTGTAGCTGCTGGTCTATATCGTATGTCCTGAATTCCGGTGATATCTTCATACTGATGCCAGTGTCAATGAATGCAGCATCAGAAACGTAATTTAAGTATGTTGTTTTATCAGTGTAAGAAGCATTATCTGGTACTCCACAATCTATGCTGATGAACCCTGAGAGAGAAACAGCACTAGGCGTTAATTAGCTCAACTGCAAATGTAAAGTACAGATCATTAAACTTTAAAGATTGTCATACCAGATTGATCTTGAGCTTTGACCACAGCTGTAAAAGCAAAGGTGCGAAGCAATAGAAAGAGGAAGTATTGTAACTTCACTGCAAGAAGAAAACAACACAATcatgaatttaatatttttttcaagtcCATTTGTTCAAAAGATTAAAGTTCTCAACGAGTTAGCGACTAACAATCACTTTTCTTTTAGATTTTGACTTTATAAGAAGAAGtcaactctttttatttttattggaaatgaaaaagatttaatTGGCATAATTTAGAGTCAATGCATAGAgtcaattataatttttttattcataaaaataaatttatagttatatttatataaattatcaagaaaatataattaatataattaaaataataaatttttattatttttattatttttttaagatggaggaaatattaaatttaaattatctttaaGCTTAAAAGATTTGCAATCATTGAAAAGTAATAGTTTGACTTTATAACAAGGAGGCATGTTGATATCTTATTTCTTGGTTTGCTCTTTTGgagtatttattttaaattaaaaaaattaattgaattaaattaatttaaaattttagtttatttattttttatttttttaataacagtTTGGAGTCCATAAACTATCTGAAACACTTAAAATTTAAGATGTTATTGTTCTGAATCAgtaattttaaagaaataataagTTTGTATGTGTAAGGTGTACACTCACCATGATTAGTGCCATCATCCTCGAGCTTCCTCGAAGCAACCATCGTCGGCAAGATTGTTCAGCCGAGCTTTCACCTCTCAGAAGCTGAATGGActtttcttctccttttctCTGTGCATTATGGCTCAGCAACTTACCCAAGTATCACTTTATATAGAGGAAATTAAAGTTCAAACACTCAACAGTAAAGTCCACCCTATACAGTATTTTAAAGGACGGCCGGTTAGTGCATGTATATACTGTGCAATTTTTACTTAAATCGGGTCGGCACAAATTCATAATCTAATTTCTATATTGTATATAAATTGTAATATGTATTTACACCATATGACCCAATTTAggtaaatatttttctatatagaattttatttattttaaaaaaatatattatttaatttctataatttatcaattaattactCAAAAATGTTATACgactttaaaatatttattaattaatctttttattaacttttatttagttaaataaaaattttataagagttGGGTCAATTCACTtattagaataaaaattaatagtgtaaattttaatgaaataggTAATGTTTGAAATTTTCATTAtcgacttttttttttaattttaaatgagcaGGTAATGTGGTCTGCAATCTAActccttatatatatataataactaggaaaaattaaattaaatatttaaataataataaatccaaTACAATTGTCGctctatatttaaaaaaaaattttaaaaaaagaattactatttaatttttataatataaaaaaatttattagttgatttctctattttaaaatatatattaaaatatttttatattttaaaaaatttattaattaatttctccatTAATTATAGCAGTTAAGTAtcgtaaaaaattttaaaataaatctaatatgaagagaataattaataaattttttaaaaatggaagagatcaactaataaattttttaaaagtatagagattaaataataaaatatttaacgattaaaattaatccgtcattaattttatatttgacctccctttaaatttaaatttattaaattaattttgtatttgacctccctttaaatttaaatttattgaatttatgACGTATAATTATGATATTTGAGTTTCtcgaatataaaaaaaaattaatttttattattaattgttattatcTATTTGGGTTGGTtggattatatttataattttgatttgtTTTGATCTAAGAGTTTAGAGCGTTCATTAATTTTTTGGTTGGTAATTGTTATTATCTTCGCTAATGACATAATTGATAATTTTGTGGAAGTCATCTTTGCAACTTGTTCCATTTGAAGTAACCATAGGATCAACTTTTTAATATAAGATTGTTGAATATTTTTGGTAAAATTGATAGCCCAACGTCACTATAGAATAATTTAGTTGAAAATTAAGCTACAATTTGGTTGGTTTGGAGGTTACTTTCAAAGAAAAATctgtaaaatttaattgaaaagtaAATGTAAATAACCCGAAAACTAATTTTCCGTTTGTTTCAATTATTTATCTGCACGTATACATCCAATCACTATAGAATAATTTTCAAAAAGAGAAGTAATGTAAACATCCAATCAATTCTCATGTTCTGTTATGGATATGTCCATAGCAATTCAAAGTGTTCGCCTAATCTTAGACGATAGAAAATTGCACAGTTTAACTATGAAAATGAACAAGAGAAACAGAAATGCTACAGCCATCAACAGCACAAAAACCAAGACGATCTCTGAGGTTACTTCATCCAAGATGGTGGAAAGCAGTGCGTTCTTCATGGTTGAAGAAGTGGAGCAACGTAAAGCTTGATCGAAGAGGAGAAGTGAAATATATGTGAAAGTTGCTTACGATATTGTGTGCTTTCATTGTGACTTGCCAGTAATtcgaataataatttttaaatttattttttatttaatttaaaataattaatttaaattatttaatacttttatactaattataatatataattttactttttcctTAATTTACCATTTGGGACGTGATATTCAATTCCACCACTTGATTCCAAAAGAAAACCCTAGAATATCAACCAAATGAGTTGAGTTCAAAGAACCGGATCTCTAACAAGCGCTGCTCCACCTGCAAGACAAACGGTCGCATCACCGAGAGGAAGAGACGGAACATCAAAGAGCAAATCACCATCTATAGATGAAATCATTAGAGCTCTCAAAAGAAAGAGTTTCTACTCTCAACTACCGAATCTACATCTTTAGAAACAGAGGAAGCAGAGAGTCGAATTTAAAGAGGGAGGTATCAAAACCAAATATTTCACAGAGAATAGAGGAGGCGGTGTGTTCTTTGGCATCTCTCTCGCACCTCCCTTATACCCTATGAACCTCTGCCAGCAAGAGTCACCATCTACACTCTTCACCCGAGTTTAGACTATATGGAACTAGGTCTTTGGTTTTCTAAAAACACTTGCAGAAAAACAAACCCAAGAAGCAAAGCAAAAACACAAAAGAAGCACATCAAATATTTCGAGGAGCTTGCTTTGTTTCACAAGAAAACAACATCCAAGATAAAGGACAATCTCCATTCATGCAGCTCAAAGCAACTCATAAGCACATACAGTAAATCAAAAACCAAGTCTCCCTATCAAAGCTTTTCAAATCTGTGACCTAGAAAACACAAAAACTCTATACAACCCACCCAAAACCCAACTCTATACAACCCACCCAAAACCCAAAAAATGTAATATCTAGTTGCTTTCCGCTCCACATATAGATAATTCTGAATCAGAcaaattgttcaaaactaattGATATAAGTAAAGGGCTATCTGTATGAGACGAGACGGAGCCGCTCGAAATATTAGCGAACCACACCACAGTACTCAGAGTTCGGTCTTGATTTGATTCTGATTTAGATTTAGTAATGGTATCCGATTCGATTACTACGAGAAcgtttcaaatttatttagcaTGGAGAGAATGATATCCAATGCTTTCCATTCCACATCGACTGATCCTGATTCGATTTATGACTAAAACGTTGCAAATTTAGTAAGGAAGAACTGCGTCCCATCCCACATTTACGGTTTACGGCACATTCACAGTTTACTGCAAATTGACCGGCAAATTAAAATTGTGATGACGGGTTACGGCAAATCAAAATTGTGATATCTAGTTGCTTCAAAATTGTGATGGTTTATAGCAAATCAAAATTGTAATATTCAGCCCTTTTCCATCCCAGGAGAGAGCGTGATATCTGGCTGTTTCTCATTTCAGAAAATAGTGTGATATCCAGCTACTTTTTGTCCTACATCGACAGTTTACGGTAAATCGAACCCTGATTTGGTCCTAATTTAATAATTGTATCTGATTCGATTGACGGTTTACAACAAATTGAACTCTGATTTGATCTTAATTTAGCAATTGTATCTAATTCATTCAGTTGCAACGAGAACGTTACAAATTTAGCAGCGTGTGATATCCAGCTGCTTGCCGTCCCAGTAGAGGTgagtattcggtcggttcggttcaaaatcgaactgaaccaaaTAAAcctaatatcaaaattttagtatttataaaaatcaaaccgaatcgattttggtcagaaattaaatcgaatcgaatcgatctgattcaatttgattcagttcggtttgatcggtttcgatttttaataaattttttattttttacactttatttttaatattttaaaatttaattaaaatattttaattttaatataatttaatttctccatataattaaaaataacatattattatcactaatcggttcggtttgatttttttgattttttctgatcaaaatcgaaccgaaccaaaataaccgaaatttttgaaattaaaaatcaaaccgaaccgaattgaataaaaaactgaaccgaattttgaaattaattcggttcggtctattttttcggtttgaaccgaatgcTGCTCACCCTACGTCCCATGGGGAGAGTGTGATACACGAAATtgctaaataacttgggttaaccattttggaccaAGTAAAAAGTTGATCCAAAAGTTATTTTGGTCAGTTTGAACCGGACTGTTTCACACAAACTGGATTTAAAAAGGAGAGGGCGGAGGAACCACTTTTCGAATAGAAAAGGAGGTATTATCTCCGACCTGAAGGGGCTAGGTCAGACAAATTGTCTAGAGTTAGTGCACCTGCGAGAAAAGGGTTACATgtgtgagacgaggtggagccatcGAAATattagcgaaccacaatactcaAGGGTTCGGTCCtgatttagcaattgtatccgattcagttgcgacgaaaACATTGCAAATTTAGCAGAGAGAGTAGCTGCTTCCCGTCCCACATCAACGGTATAATGGTTAGTactaaactattaaataatttgtattaaTCATTTTAAAACCAATAGAAAGTGAGTCTAAAAGTTATTTAGATTAGTTTGCGTTTAAATGTTTCACAAAAAGTAGAAAGGAGTGAGAGAAGGAACCCACTTTTCGAGTTGGAAAAGAGGTATCCTCCCCAACCTGAAGGGGCAGGAAACAACTGATAGAGCGGCGGTACTAGAATGACGAAGGCTCAAACACAAAGAGGCTAAAAACAATAAGAAATCTTTCTCTCTTTAACTTTTGGAGAAAGCGGgaagttttttttaataaaaataaagaaactcACActggaaaataaattaattcataaGGTAAGttttatacatatatatctTTAACCATAAAAAAACCTGAGAGGTTGCTTTTTAAATCTCTATCAGCCATGTAGTGATGCATGAGTTATGAGGCCCTTGTTGTCGCCTTTATTGCAATCTCACAAGTGATTGTCTAGTGAACCGTCGAGAGCATCCACCTTTAACCTCTTGCAACTCAGCTCAGATTGAACACATGATTGTCTTAATTATCAGTTCTTCAACCTCTTACAACTCAGCTTCCAAAAACCTTCCAATTTATTACAACTATTAAACAAATATTACTGAGTTCTACAgaaattattatctatatttGTCTCATGGTTTTGCTACATATAATTACAAAAACAGGTAAACTAGCAGCACTTATGAATGTTCCTTTCCTGAAAAGACTACCTTGGCTGGGGAAATAGTCCAGAAGACAGATCCACGTTCGTAAATTCAATAGAATTACTATTTGATTGACTACGTCCCTCTCTTGTTCGAGCCGTCTCTGTTGCTAAACACTCGTTCAGTTCCACCAACACTTGGCTCATAGTTGGTCTTTCAGCAGAAATTTCAGAAACGCAAGCCATTGCAAGTTCTGTAACTTTCCAGACAGAATTAGTGTCGAAATCTCCAAGCAATCTTGGATCAGAAATGGTCTTAATATCTCCTTTGTCAAGCATGGAACTAACCCAAGTGCTCAGATGAGTCCTGTCACCAGTTTTGGCAATCACTGGTCGGCTTGTAATGATCTCTAGAAGAACAActccataactataaacatcgCTTTTTTCAGTCAACCAGTTTGTTACATGGTACCTACCAACCAAAACTTGTAATTAATTTCtaacataaaaactaaggagTAATTCTCGTCCAAATCggatttattattaatgtttgTTATGAtcttatttaaaacttttttttattttaaattataaagtaatatctacaaaaattataaatataatattgacttgtaaattaatgaaaaatgagttgaattgttcaaatttagtaataaacaaattaaatatatcGTTCAGCATGCCTATTGCCTTATTCTTAAGTTTGTGACAGGTATGCTGCTTGAGACTTACTCGGGATCCAGGTAGCCTGGAGTGCCAGCAACAGTTGTCGACACATGAGAGCCATCTTCGGTTGGAAAAATTCTGGACAGCCCAAAATCAGCTAATTTGGCTTGGAAATTACTGTCCAACAAGATGTTTGTAGTCTTCACGTCTCTGTGCACAATTGGCGGCTTGCAGCCATTGTGAAGATACTCCAATCCTGCATTTTCCATTTTAATGCCATTTTCCATAAAATGAACAACAAAATCTCGTACATGTTTGATTACTGACCTTGTGCTGCGCCAATGGCTATTCGAAGTCTCTCCTCCCAGCTTAAGATATTTACTGGGTCATCGCCTGCATTCATACGAAGAATTTTTTTGCTCAATAATAGAATTTTCATGCAAGTATTTTTACAAATATGtgtaaaacaaacaaaaacGAACCTGAGAGATGGTGTTTTAAGTCTCCATTGGCCATGTATTCATAGATGAGCACCATATGGCTGGGTTCCTCGCAGTATCCGACGAGGGTAGTCAAGTTTTTGTGATGAACTCTCAAAAGAAGTTTAACCTGCCATGGAAATACACACTTTGTAGTATTGTCTCCCAGGGAGTGAAGAGAAAAGTTTGTACAAGAGATCGATGCCTTTACACATGATCATACTACCTCGGCCTGGAACTCTTTGTAGCCTTGAACTGAGGATGGAGAAAGCGTCTTTACAGCTACTTCAGTATCACCCAAGAGGCCATGGTAAACGGTTCCAAATCCTCCCCTGCCAAGAACTCTTTCAAAGTTATTGGTCATTTCCAGGACTTTAGAGTAGGTGAATTGTCGTTTTCTTGACTCTAATATCCTCGCTTGAGCTTCCATCATCTCACCAGCTACTGTAATGTGTAAATAGGAATATTGTGATGAGGttgaaatatttattactaAACTAAAGTTATAAATATATGTACCTGCTGcttgtttctttcttcttttaagGCATATTGCCAGTGATATTGCTGCTACTATCGCAAATAATGCAGAAACCGATACTGTTACTGGAACAACGTAATTCTTCTTGTTATTATCATTGCATGAATCCAATGCACAAAGTTCTGGATTTCCGTCAACACTGGAGTTGATAACGACAAAACATGAgaattctttttatattatgaacAAGCCGGATCATGGCTAAGCTTCGGCTCACCTTGTCTGGCTTCGGCCGGGCCACCTTTtcttgatttttaatatttattccaTGAAATTATTGGTTGCTTCCTAAATATATTGAGTTATAATGctctttatatgtatatatatatatatatgttgacCAGCTCTTTATAGATTAAGAAagataaatttcatatttatatgaGTTGGGTTTTGTCTTGCTAAGTTTTTCCTAaatataattttgtaaaatctttctttatcaaaaaaaaaaaatcttattcgTTTCTCTATGAATTCACTTATAATTTTGCAAGAGAAAAAATggtgaaaaaaatgaaaattatttggCAGTAAGATCAGAAAATGAATCGGATATGTATCTTCATAAAAGGTAATAGGACTATGGAAACTAAACCTTAGCAATAGCAAGCCATTTTGCCTTCTCTTTAAGAGGTCAACTGGAATTCTACCTGTGAGCCTGTTGCCTGTCAGGTTTCTAAAGAAGCATAAAAAAGAGGGACTCATATGAGAATTTCTTTATAACAAAACTTTCAGATTCAATTGAATCACAAAAGTACTTACAGTACTTCCAAGGACACCAACTTAGAGAGAAAATCAGGCACAGGTCCAATTAAACTATTGTTTGATAAGTCCCTGGCATATTATAATATTAGTCAGAACTGAATTTTTTTCATACATCAAATTCAGAATTCATTTTCAATCAGATTAGCTAGAATACTCACAGAGATCTTAGCGATTTCAGATTGGCTATATCAGAAGCTATCTCACCTGTCAATCCGCTGGAGGATAAGTTCCTAAATGAATTTTCAATAATACTCGTTATTACAAGATGGAATTGAGAAGAAAAATCAATTACGCAAAAACCCAGAAGACATAAACTTACAGTGATGTGATTATAGGTGCTGTCCCATTATAGCTGCAGTTAAGACCATCCCACACATACTCCTGAGGAGCACATGGATCTCCTTGCCAGTTTCTGCTTATTCCATACGTTGACTTGATGCTCATGATTGCGTCAACTATTACATGTTCAATTGCATATATAATCCATATACGCAATTAATCCCAACAGATAAACACTGGAAAGTATTTAACATATAATActatataataaattacataCTATCAGGTCTGCTTGTTTCTGATTGTAAGAGCTCAATCAAGTAATAAACTTCAACTGCATTAAGAAGAGGCGGCAGAGTTGACCCATCAACTTTGAAGAGGGAAAAGAGATAGTCTCCTCCAGTGATGGCTGATTGGCTGTATGCAGTGCTTGTATACAAGTAAAGAGGAATAATAGGTCCGAACCAGATGGTTCCATTTCGAGAAATGTTGAATTTACGCGACTGGTTAGCTTCAAGCTTCACAACATCGGCGAAGTGCATGTACATATAAAATTGGAAATTTTTGTATTTCACGCTATCGCCTATGGATAGTTGCAAGGGATTGCTGCTGTTTGCTGGTATAACTGCGCTCCTCATCACGATTGGCGGCGGCTGGTAATCGTTATGGCTTCCGACATCAATAGTGAGATTGGTACTTATGTCTGTCAGTTGGATTAAATGAAAGGGATACCAGAAACGATCAAAGATATCATAAGGATACCTGAGGAGACATACACATATGCTTGTTAGAAAACTACATTACAACTTTGAATCCTAGTTAGAGTACAATGATTTAATCACCTGACATGATCTTGATTACTTATTGAACCAAGGTCCAGCCGTTGTCCGATTAAGGCAAGCGCTCCAGCTCCAGACTGAGTTACATACGTAGTATTTCTCAAAGGCCTTAATTCCAATGCTGAAATAAATGGAGTTTCAGAGTTTATATTTACAAGACATATACATATGTAACTCACTGAAGCATCATATATGATCTCCTCTATTACAGGAGTGGATGTATTTTGTATTTGCACTGTAACCCATTTGTTAGGTCCTATGTGCAGGTCAAATTCCGGCAGCTGATTTAAATTATCGTAATTTCCATACATAAAAGTGGCTCTGATCAAATATTTGGTATTTGCAGTAACCGTTACGTTGTAGCAATTTCTGATGCCCTGAGGAAAGCTCCTGACGTACCAAAGCTGCCTGTCAATGCTATTTGTACTGAATTCAGGTGGCAAGCTCCTAGCTACGCCGCTGTAAATGAAGTACGCATCTGAAATGTAATATAGGCTGGTTTTTTCATCAGAATAGCTAGTATTTGCTGGCAACCCACAGTCAAGGCTGATAAAGTCTGAAAAAGGAGACATGTGGttagcaaaaatgaaaaaatttcaacAATTCAAACTGATATCAAGAGGTTGGGATTTGTGTATAGACCTGATTGATCCTGGCCCTGAGCCTGCAGAATTGCAAGTGAAAAAAAACCAAGGACAAGAAATTTGATCTCCATAGTTTGTTCTTGCTTGGAAGAATATAGAAATAATAGATAGCCTCTCCATTTTTATACTACCAAAATCATATGGATGAACCTACAGTGACCAAGTCGATAGTGAGATATGgtgatatatacatatatattgaaGTTTGGTGACTAGGTCAATTGTAATTAcggctttaatttttttttttctcaactaGGCTTTAAATTAATCTATGCAAGAGTTGGGTCAATTCAATtattagaataaaaattaatagtgtaaattttaatgaaataggTAATGTTTGAAATTTTCATTAtcgacttttttttttaattttaaatgagcaGGTAATGTGGTCTGCAATCTAActccttatatatatataataactaggaaaaattaaattaaatatttaaataataataaatccaaTACAATTGTCGctctatatttaaaaaaaaattttaaaaaaagaattactatttaatttttataatataaaaaaatttattagttgatttctctattttaaaatatatattaaaatgtttttatattttaaaaaatttattaattaatttctccatTAATTATAGCAGTTAAATAtcgtaaaaaattttaaaataaatctaataagaagagaataattaataaattttttaaaaatggaagagatcaactaataaattttttaaaagtatagagattaaataataaaatatttaatgattaaaattaatccttcattaattttatatttgacctcctttaaatttaaatttattaaattaattttgtatttaatctcccttaaatttaaatttattgaatttatgACGTATAATTATGATATTTGAGTTTCtcgaatataaaaaaaaaattaatttttattattaattgttattatcTATTTGGGTTGGTtggattatatttataattttgatttgtTTTGATCTAAGAGTTTAGATCGTTCATTAATTTTTTGGTTGGTAATTGTTATTATCTTCGCTAATGACATAATTGATAATTTTGTGGAAGTCATCTTTGCAACTTGTTCCATTTGAAGTAACCATAGGATCAACTTTTTAATATAAGATTGTTGAATATTTTTGGTAAAATTGATAGCCCAACGTCACTATAGAATAATTTAGTTGAAAATTAAGCTACAATTTGGTTGGTTTGGAGGTTACTTTCAAAGAAAAATctgtaaaatttaattgaaaagtaAATGTAAATAACCCGAAAACTAATTTTCCGTTTGTTTCAATTATTTATCTGCACGTATACATCCAATCACTATAGAATAATTTTCAAAAAGAATGTATACATCCAATCAATTCTCATTTTCTCTTATGGATATGTCCATAGCAACTCAAAGTCGCCTAATCTTAGACGATAGAAAATTGCATAGTTTAACTATGAAAATGAACAAGAGAAACAAAAATGCTACGGCCATCAACAGCACAAAAACCAAGACGATCTCTGAGGTTACTTCATCCAAGATGGTGGAAAGCAGTGCGTTCTTCATGGTTGAAGAA
Encoded proteins:
- the LOC110626327 gene encoding putative leucine-rich repeat receptor-like serine/threonine-protein kinase At2g04300 isoform X1, whose protein sequence is MSIKSTYGISRNWQGDPCAPQEYVWDGLNCSYNGTAPIITSLNLSSSGLTGEIASDIANLKSLRSLDLSNNSLIGPVPDFLSKLVSLEVLNLTGNRLTGRIPVDLLKRRQNGLLLLSVDGNPELCALDSCNDNNKKNYVVPVTVSVSALFAIVAAISLAICLKRRKKQAAVAGEMMEAQARILESRKRQFTYSKVLEMTNNFERVLGRGGFGTVYHGLLGDTEVAVKTLSPSSVQGYKEFQAEVKLLLRVHHKNLTTLVGYCEEPSHMVLIYEYMANGDLKHHLSGDDPVNILSWEERLRIAIGAAQGLEYLHNGCKPPIVHRDVKTTNILLDSNFQAKLADFGLSRIFPTEDGSHVSTTVAGTPGYLDPEYHVTNWLTEKSDVYSYGVVLLEIITSRPVIAKTGDRTHLSTWVSSMLDKGDIKTISDPRLLGDFDTNSVWKVTELAMACVSEISAERPTMSQVLVELNECLATETARTREGRSQSNSNSIEFTNVDLSSGLFPQPR
- the LOC110626327 gene encoding LRR receptor-like serine/threonine-protein kinase IOS1 isoform X2, yielding MEIKFLVLGFFSLAILQAQGQDQSDFISLDCGLPANTSYSDEKTSLYYISDAYFIYSGVARSLPPEFSTNSIDRQLWYVRSFPQGIRNCYNVTVTANTKYLIRATFMYGNYDNLNQLPEFDLHIGPNKWVTVQIQNTSTPVIEEIIYDASVSYICICLVNINSETPFISALELRPLRNTTYVTQSGAGALALIGQRLDLGSISNQDHVRYPYDIFDRFWYPFHLIQLTDISTNLTIDVGSHNDYQPPPIVMRSAVIPANSSNPLQLSIGDSVKYKNFQFYMYMHFADVVKLEANQSRKFNISRNGTIWFGPIIPLYLYTSTAYSQSAITGGDYLFSLFKVDGSTLPPLLNAVEVYYLIELLQSETSRPDIDAIMSIKSTYGISRNWQGDPCAPQEYVWDGLNCSYNGTAPIITSLNLSSSGLTGEIASDIANLKSLRSLDLSNNSLIGPVPDFLSKLVSLEVLNLTGNRLTGRIPVDLLKRRQNGLLLLSVDGNPELCALDSCNDNNKKNYVVPVTVSVSALFAIVAAISLAICLKRRKKQAAGTYIYNFSLVINISTSSQYSYLHITVAGEMMEAQARILESRKRQFTYSKVLEMTNNFERVLGRGGFGTVYHGLLGDTEVAVKTLSPSSVQGYKEFQAEVKLLLRVHHKNLTTLVGYCEEPSHMVLIYEYMANGDLKHHLSGDDPVNILSWEERLRIAIGAAQGLEYLHNGCKPPIVHRDVKTTNILLDSNFQAKLADFGLSRIFPTEDGSHVSTTVAGTPGYLDPEYHVTNWLTEKSDVYSYGVVLLEIITSRPVIAKTGDRTHLSTWVSSMLDKGDIKTISDPRLLGDFDTNSVWKVTELAMACVSEISAERPTMSQVLVELNECLATETARTREGRSQSNSNSIEFTNVDLSSGLFPQPR